A single region of the Sciurus carolinensis chromosome 16, mSciCar1.2, whole genome shotgun sequence genome encodes:
- the Dprx gene encoding divergent paired-related homeobox, which translates to MSVSEALPEGKDQKHPHRKRTMFTEKQLQDLTLLFNKNPYPDPSLKREMASKMNLDPTVLQVWFKNHRAKLKKEKRNVQQNQEAPQQPPLAEPPAKARPAWSSADTALRAPGARPSVPVYTNRQTPSFRLSVCPPFKVHTGHPGSHKMVHFGCCQDPTVYCLHPISAPPGCSPGCATARLHPAGPGRE; encoded by the exons GCAAGGACCAGAAGCATCCCCACAGGAAGCGAACAATGTTCACCGAGAAACAGCTGCAAGATCTGACCCTCCTTTTCAACAAGAACCCATACCCAGATCCCAGCCTGAAGAGAGAAATGGCTTCGAAAATGAACTTAGACCCAACAGTCCTGCAG GTTTGGTTCAAAAACCACAGAGCaaaactcaagaaagaaaaacGTAACGTCCAGCAAAACCAGGAAGCCCCGCAGCAGCCGCCGTTGGCGGAGCCGCCAGCCAAGGCCAGGCCGGCCTGGAGCAGCGCAGACACGGCCCTCAGGGCGCCCGGCGCTCGCCCCTCGGTCCCGGTCTACACAAACCGCCAGACGCCCTCCTTCCGGCTCAGCGTATGCCCACCTTTCAAGGTGCACACAGGTCACCCCGGGAGCCACAAAATGGTCCACTTTGGCTGCTGCCAGGACCCCACCGTGTACTGCCTCCACCCGATTTCAGCGCCTCCAGGGTGCTCCCCAGGCTGCGCCACGGCCCGTCTGCACCCTGCGGGGCCCGGGAGAGAGTGA